One part of the Tenacibaculum sp. 190130A14a genome encodes these proteins:
- a CDS encoding S28 family serine protease produces the protein MKHLQSIFLLLCISLSIVSCKPEKKETTAKSLKDQIQALFPTAKIDSIATKDHFTKAYKVVLNQYLNPKNPAEGTFKHHMYISHSDSKKPTVFITDGYSSYNRTTELSNIFRGNQVIVEYRMYGKSRPDSIPWKHLTNDNAIEDYHRIVTKLKSIYNGKWISSGISKGGETTLIYKSKYPNDVDVAIPYVAPLINGTEDQRTTDHINTVGTKECRDHIIALQRRVLENRKEAIEEFKKIATENKLNFTEVPHEEALEYTVLEFPFSFWQWGGGACEQLPPTNASIKEIVRKFHKDVGIGFYSDNGYHTYLPSFYQHLTELGYYGFDFTPVKDLLKVVKSTSNKRFAPKDVDLTYNPNYIAKVRDFAENKGNKIIYIYGAYDPWGACAPTPKSGVDALKMVLEKADHSTRIKHFSKEDQDKIYDKLQTWLGEETTIHKLYNN, from the coding sequence ATGAAACATTTACAAAGCATATTCCTACTACTTTGTATTTCCTTGAGTATTGTTTCTTGTAAACCAGAAAAAAAGGAAACTACAGCTAAAAGCTTGAAAGATCAAATACAAGCTTTATTTCCAACAGCTAAGATTGACTCTATAGCAACGAAAGATCATTTTACCAAAGCCTATAAAGTTGTTCTAAATCAATATTTAAACCCTAAAAATCCAGCAGAAGGTACCTTTAAACATCACATGTATATTTCTCATAGTGATTCTAAAAAACCTACGGTTTTTATAACAGACGGATATAGCTCTTACAACAGAACTACTGAGTTAAGTAATATATTCAGAGGAAACCAAGTAATTGTAGAATATCGAATGTATGGAAAATCAAGACCAGATTCAATTCCTTGGAAGCACCTAACAAACGACAATGCTATTGAAGACTATCATAGAATTGTTACAAAGCTAAAATCTATTTATAATGGTAAGTGGATTTCTTCGGGAATTAGTAAAGGAGGAGAAACTACACTTATTTACAAATCAAAATACCCCAATGATGTAGATGTTGCCATACCATATGTAGCTCCATTAATCAATGGAACAGAAGACCAACGTACCACCGATCATATTAACACTGTTGGAACAAAAGAATGCAGAGATCATATTATAGCCCTACAACGAAGAGTTCTAGAAAACCGTAAAGAAGCTATAGAAGAATTCAAAAAAATAGCTACTGAAAACAAATTAAATTTTACTGAAGTACCACATGAAGAAGCTTTAGAATATACCGTATTAGAGTTCCCATTTTCTTTTTGGCAATGGGGTGGTGGTGCTTGTGAACAATTACCCCCTACAAATGCTTCTATAAAAGAGATTGTACGAAAATTTCATAAAGATGTAGGAATTGGTTTTTACAGTGATAATGGATATCATACTTACCTACCTTCATTTTACCAACATTTAACAGAGTTAGGATATTATGGGTTTGACTTTACTCCAGTAAAAGATCTTTTAAAAGTTGTTAAAAGTACTTCAAACAAACGTTTTGCACCTAAAGATGTTGATCTTACTTATAATCCAAACTATATTGCTAAAGTGAGAGACTTTGCCGAAAACAAAGGAAACAAAATCATTTACATTTATGGTGCATATGATCCTTGGGGAGCTTGTGCCCCAACTCCAAAGTCAGGAGTAGATGCTTTAAAAATGGTTCTTGAAAAAGCAGATCACTCTACTCGAATCAAACATTTCTCTAAAGAGGATCAAGATAAAATTTATGATAAATTACAAACTTGGTTAGGTGAAGAAACAACAATTCATAAATTATATAATAATTAA
- a CDS encoding ornithine cyclodeaminase family protein gives MNEIIQIPSEFIEENTSFLELINELRTVFSENTTIVPMRHHHDFPNPKVDADSTLLLMPAWTPSKTAGVKIVTVSPENTQFNLPSINGSYLYLDAVKGTIKAILEAKSLTAKRTAAASALASSFLSRKDASSLLMIGTGALSTNLIKAHAAVRPIKEVFVWGRNFDKAQKISESLKEESFVTIPIKNIEDKISEVDIISSATLSKVPLILGEYLKDGQHIDLVGAYKKDMREADDVVIERGVVFVDTYQGGLKEAGDIVIPLRTGVLKEEEVQADLFELCASKKEGRKSIEEITVFKSVGHALEDLAAANYYYKKYTDE, from the coding sequence ATGAATGAAATTATTCAAATTCCTAGTGAATTTATTGAAGAAAATACGAGCTTTTTAGAATTAATAAATGAGCTTCGCACTGTATTCTCGGAAAACACAACCATAGTTCCGATGCGACATCATCATGATTTTCCAAACCCTAAGGTAGATGCAGATTCTACGTTGTTATTAATGCCTGCTTGGACTCCAAGTAAAACGGCTGGTGTGAAAATTGTTACTGTAAGTCCAGAAAATACTCAATTTAATTTACCTTCTATTAATGGTAGTTATTTGTATTTAGATGCTGTAAAAGGAACCATTAAAGCTATTTTGGAGGCTAAGAGTTTAACAGCGAAAAGAACAGCGGCAGCATCAGCTTTGGCTTCTTCGTTTTTGTCAAGAAAAGATGCGAGTAGTTTGTTAATGATAGGAACAGGTGCATTGTCTACGAATTTAATCAAAGCCCATGCAGCTGTAAGACCTATTAAAGAAGTATTTGTTTGGGGGCGTAATTTTGACAAGGCTCAAAAAATATCTGAATCGCTCAAAGAAGAATCATTTGTAACTATTCCTATAAAAAATATTGAAGATAAAATTTCAGAAGTTGATATCATTTCGAGTGCTACATTATCAAAAGTTCCTTTAATCTTAGGAGAATATTTAAAAGATGGACAACATATTGATTTGGTCGGTGCATATAAAAAAGACATGAGAGAAGCGGATGATGTAGTTATTGAAAGAGGAGTAGTTTTTGTTGATACTTATCAAGGAGGATTAAAAGAAGCTGGAGATATAGTGATTCCACTAAGGACAGGTGTACTCAAAGAAGAAGAAGTGCAAGCTGATTTATTTGAATTGTGTGCAAGTAAAAAAGAAGGAAGAAAATCAATAGAAGAAATAACCGTATTTAAGTCTGTCGGACACGCTCTAGAAGACTTGGCAGCAGCAAATTACTATTATAAAAAGTATACAGATGAGTAA
- a CDS encoding proline racemase family protein, with protein MSKVYQNILNQTNFEVPTDWLKVKTIDMHTGGEPLRVIVDGFPELKGNNVLEYRRYCKENYDYLRTALMFEPRGHADMYGCILVPANDDDGDFGILFLHNEGYSTMCGHAIIAISTLAVEMNWIDVKEGNNVLKIDAPCGRIVSYANVEKGKVTGVRFHCVPSFVVGLDRVVEVEGIGEVTYDLAYGGAFYAYVDIAKNNFDFDLTPTSYRQLITKGMDIKHAVMNTDNEIEHPFEEDLSFLYGTIFIDNTAQVSGVDSRNVCIFAEGEVDRCPTGSGVSGRMAIHKARKEIDYGETMSIESITGSVFKGSVVNEEDFGSFKAVIPQVEGTAYITGIQNFVIDPNDPMKDGFILR; from the coding sequence ATGAGTAAAGTATATCAGAACATTTTAAATCAAACAAATTTTGAAGTTCCTACCGATTGGCTAAAGGTAAAGACAATTGATATGCATACAGGAGGAGAACCGTTAAGAGTAATCGTAGATGGATTTCCTGAGTTAAAAGGAAATAACGTATTAGAGTATCGTAGGTATTGTAAAGAGAACTATGATTATTTAAGAACAGCCTTGATGTTTGAGCCAAGAGGTCATGCTGATATGTATGGTTGTATTCTAGTGCCTGCAAATGATGATGATGGAGATTTTGGTATTCTTTTTTTACATAATGAAGGATATTCTACTATGTGCGGACATGCTATTATTGCGATTTCTACCTTGGCGGTAGAGATGAATTGGATTGATGTCAAAGAAGGAAACAATGTGTTGAAAATTGATGCTCCTTGTGGAAGAATTGTTTCTTATGCAAATGTTGAAAAAGGTAAAGTAACAGGTGTGCGATTTCATTGTGTACCAAGTTTTGTTGTCGGTTTGGATAGAGTAGTAGAGGTAGAAGGAATAGGGGAAGTTACGTATGATTTAGCTTATGGAGGTGCATTTTATGCGTATGTAGATATTGCTAAGAACAATTTTGATTTCGATTTAACTCCAACATCTTATAGACAGTTAATTACAAAAGGAATGGATATAAAACATGCAGTTATGAATACAGATAACGAAATAGAACATCCATTTGAAGAAGATTTGAGTTTCCTATACGGAACGATTTTTATAGATAATACAGCACAGGTATCTGGTGTTGATAGTAGAAATGTATGCATTTTTGCAGAAGGAGAAGTTGATAGATGTCCGACAGGTTCTGGTGTATCAGGAAGAATGGCCATTCATAAAGCTAGAAAGGAAATAGATTATGGAGAAACCATGTCTATAGAAAGTATTACTGGTTCTGTTTTTAAAGGATCTGTGGTGAATGAAGAAGATTTTGGATCTTTTAAGGCAGTAATTCCACAAGTAGAAGGAACGGCTTATATAACAGGAATTCAAAATTTTGTTATAGATCCTAATGATCCTATGAAAGATGGATTTATTTTAAGATAA
- a CDS encoding short-chain dehydrogenase: protein MLLVLVFIIGCAEEKTDVNLLEKDKKNLVESLDSYKVSAYKFGKILLRSSIEKDTISKEFKSFKGDLDRIFNKAVKYDVKNPEGLSLLDYVSIYRDYKRMEDFIMETDEDIFPTLTDVFNKTYGDSISSQQEYLKGGEKIYVQNIEHAVLSAIVLLSKNLGKEVSLYECSQTQPELLPNSEIKTLLQYFRGFLFYEKGLYYLSESEISRNIDWLNNNKDVDLPFTRGVFQWGSLSNEQTHIGFHSLNHLFRGFDRLMMKREIDEKRALEDFEVFLKDVNKIGLDNEIVWSIETYLFLKKEKNEKAIAALRKLKTSALLSESDKEKIEESIEYLKNREPGKVLNIAYDKVFLGKIASKYIYGILSKIDWQKVMKEHNISHTEEIFKTVENLKDFMENIEKYTSVERLKDTSEKIKNKGKSLLNKVNKLTEQ from the coding sequence TTGTTATTAGTACTTGTTTTTATTATTGGTTGTGCTGAGGAAAAAACAGATGTAAATTTATTAGAAAAAGATAAAAAGAACCTAGTAGAAAGCCTTGATTCTTATAAGGTGTCAGCCTATAAATTTGGTAAAATATTGCTTAGGTCTTCCATAGAAAAGGATACCATTTCTAAGGAATTTAAATCATTTAAAGGAGATCTTGATAGAATTTTTAATAAAGCGGTAAAATATGACGTAAAGAATCCAGAAGGATTGTCTTTGTTAGATTATGTTTCTATTTATCGAGATTATAAGAGAATGGAAGATTTTATCATGGAGACAGATGAAGATATTTTTCCAACATTAACTGATGTGTTTAATAAAACCTATGGTGATTCGATTAGTAGCCAACAAGAGTATTTAAAGGGAGGTGAGAAGATATATGTTCAAAATATAGAACATGCAGTATTAAGTGCAATCGTGCTGTTAAGTAAAAACTTGGGTAAAGAAGTTTCACTCTATGAATGTTCACAAACACAACCAGAATTGCTTCCAAATTCAGAGATAAAAACATTGTTACAATATTTTAGAGGTTTTTTGTTTTATGAAAAAGGATTATACTATTTGTCTGAAAGTGAGATTTCAAGAAATATTGACTGGCTGAACAATAATAAAGATGTTGATTTACCTTTTACTAGAGGAGTTTTTCAATGGGGAAGTCTTTCGAATGAACAAACACATATAGGTTTTCATTCCTTGAATCATTTGTTTAGAGGATTTGATAGATTAATGATGAAAAGAGAAATAGATGAGAAAAGGGCGTTAGAGGATTTTGAGGTTTTCTTAAAAGATGTAAATAAAATAGGATTAGATAATGAAATTGTATGGTCTATTGAAACCTATTTGTTCTTAAAAAAGGAAAAGAATGAAAAGGCTATAGCAGCGTTAAGGAAGTTAAAAACAAGTGCTTTACTTTCTGAAAGTGACAAAGAAAAAATTGAGGAATCTATTGAATATTTAAAAAACAGAGAACCTGGAAAGGTGTTGAACATTGCGTATGATAAAGTTTTCTTAGGAAAAATAGCCTCTAAGTATATATATGGTATTCTTTCGAAAATTGATTGGCAAAAAGTAATGAAAGAGCATAATATATCTCATACGGAAGAAATTTTTAAAACCGTAGAGAATTTAAAAGACTTTATGGAGAATATAGAAAAATATACGAGCGTTGAGCGTCTAAAAGATACCAGTGAAAAAATAAAAAATAAAGGAAAAAGTCTTTTAAATAAAGTAAATAAGCTAACGGAACAATAG
- a CDS encoding aminopeptidase P family protein, with translation MIAEKLQALRNYMASKNLDAFIIPSTDPHQSEYVADYWKLREYFSGFTGSAGTLVVTQKIAGLWTDSRYFLQFEDECANSEVTLCKQSIPHAPEHVAWLCDLLEEKSVIGVDYRQFSKAQIDYILSHTKEKHIALQNEPHFAKEIWTDRPSLPNFTVDIHPLEFSGETTASKLTKVQEEIEKQNADYYLFSSLDEVAWLFNIRSRDVDFTPLVTAYAFVGKTNTILFCNTNRFSQNAITIFEKLNITIKDYDTIATLLPEITQNKVVLTDASSLNYACFNGINGQLIYKNSLVKELKAIKNEVEILGTKNCMLKDGVALTKFFIWLEKELEKRAISEYEIGRKLDSFRQQQEYYTGESFAAIVGYQGNGAIIHYTAPEEGSAMVKNEGILLVDSGAQYKDGTTDITRTIWLGGTPSEKIKTAYTGVLKGYIELEQLQFPLGTTGAQIDAFARVHLWKNGLNYPHGTGHGIGCFGMVHEPAQGFATGATTARGTTPHLANQLTTIEPGCYVTNEFGIRTENIVVSKEVNQTEFGTFLGFEPLTLCYIDTELLAIETLTIDEKRWLNEYHQTVLDKLSPLLNEDEKQWLAQKCKAL, from the coding sequence ATGATTGCTGAAAAATTACAAGCGTTAAGAAATTATATGGCATCTAAGAATTTAGATGCCTTTATTATACCCTCTACTGACCCACATCAATCTGAGTACGTAGCTGATTATTGGAAACTAAGAGAATATTTCTCTGGATTTACAGGATCGGCTGGAACTTTAGTAGTTACTCAAAAAATAGCAGGTCTGTGGACAGATTCTCGTTATTTTTTACAATTTGAAGATGAGTGTGCTAACTCTGAAGTAACTCTTTGTAAACAATCTATACCTCACGCTCCTGAACATGTTGCTTGGTTATGTGATTTACTTGAAGAAAAATCAGTAATTGGTGTAGACTATCGTCAATTTTCAAAAGCTCAAATTGATTATATATTGAGTCATACAAAGGAGAAACACATTGCATTGCAAAACGAACCTCATTTTGCCAAAGAAATTTGGACCGACCGACCTAGTCTCCCAAATTTTACTGTAGACATTCATCCTTTAGAATTTTCTGGAGAAACAACTGCTTCTAAATTGACAAAAGTTCAAGAAGAGATTGAAAAGCAAAATGCTGATTACTATCTATTCTCTTCTTTAGATGAAGTTGCTTGGTTATTCAATATTCGTTCTAGAGATGTTGATTTTACACCTTTAGTAACCGCATATGCTTTTGTAGGAAAAACCAACACTATCTTATTTTGTAATACCAATCGTTTTTCACAAAATGCGATAACCATTTTTGAAAAACTAAACATTACGATCAAAGATTATGACACCATAGCAACATTACTTCCAGAAATTACTCAAAATAAAGTGGTTCTCACGGATGCTTCTAGTTTAAACTATGCATGCTTCAATGGGATTAATGGTCAACTTATTTATAAAAACTCTTTAGTTAAAGAACTAAAAGCCATTAAAAACGAAGTAGAAATATTAGGAACTAAAAATTGTATGCTTAAAGACGGAGTAGCACTCACAAAGTTCTTTATATGGTTAGAAAAAGAACTTGAAAAACGTGCTATTTCAGAATATGAAATTGGTAGAAAACTAGATAGTTTCAGACAACAACAAGAGTATTATACAGGCGAATCATTTGCCGCTATTGTAGGATATCAGGGTAATGGAGCCATCATTCATTATACTGCTCCTGAAGAGGGGTCTGCCATGGTAAAAAATGAAGGAATTCTTTTAGTAGACAGCGGAGCACAATATAAAGATGGAACTACCGATATTACAAGAACCATTTGGTTAGGAGGCACTCCTTCTGAAAAAATAAAGACAGCTTATACTGGTGTTTTAAAAGGCTATATCGAACTAGAACAGTTACAATTTCCATTAGGCACTACTGGAGCGCAAATTGATGCTTTTGCTCGTGTACACCTATGGAAAAATGGATTAAACTATCCACATGGTACTGGTCATGGAATTGGCTGTTTTGGAATGGTTCATGAACCTGCACAAGGCTTTGCTACAGGAGCTACAACTGCTCGTGGTACCACTCCTCATCTTGCTAATCAATTGACCACGATTGAACCAGGTTGCTATGTAACTAATGAATTTGGAATTAGAACCGAAAATATTGTCGTTTCAAAAGAAGTTAATCAAACTGAGTTCGGAACTTTTTTAGGATTTGAGCCTTTGACACTTTGTTATATTGACACTGAATTATTAGCTATTGAAACATTAACTATTGATGAAAAAAGATGGTTGAACGAATATCATCAAACAGTTCTAGACAAACTGTCTCCCTTGCTAAATGAAGATGAAAAACAATGGCTAGCTCAAAAATGTAAAGCTTTATAA
- a CDS encoding 3-hydroxybutyryl-CoA dehydrogenase translates to MKNIAVIGAGTMGNGIAHTFAQFGYNVQLIDISQDALDRGIATISKNLDRMVAKERISEDDKNNTLNNITTYTSIKDGVQYASLVVEAATENIDLKLKIFKQLDEVCPEDTILATNTSSISITQIAAVTNRPEKVIGMHFMNPVPIMKLVEIIRGYNTSDEVNDFIVDLTANIKKVPVEVNDYPGFVANRILMPMINESIETLYNGVAGVAEIDTVMKLGMAHPMGPLQLADFIGLDVCLSILNVMYDGFKNPKYAPCPLLVNMVMAGKLGVKSGEGFYDYSESRKAEKVAKMFS, encoded by the coding sequence ATGAAAAATATAGCTGTAATTGGAGCAGGTACAATGGGAAATGGTATCGCACATACCTTTGCTCAATTTGGATACAATGTTCAATTAATTGATATTTCACAAGACGCTTTAGATAGAGGGATCGCTACTATTTCTAAAAACTTAGACAGAATGGTAGCTAAAGAAAGAATTTCTGAAGATGATAAAAACAATACTTTAAACAATATTACCACTTACACTTCTATTAAAGATGGAGTTCAGTATGCTAGTTTAGTAGTTGAAGCTGCTACAGAGAATATTGATTTAAAACTTAAAATATTTAAACAATTAGATGAAGTATGTCCAGAAGACACCATCTTAGCAACCAACACTTCTTCTATTTCTATTACTCAGATTGCCGCTGTTACAAACAGACCAGAAAAAGTAATTGGAATGCACTTTATGAATCCGGTTCCAATTATGAAATTGGTGGAAATCATTCGAGGATATAATACTTCTGATGAAGTAAATGACTTTATTGTTGACTTAACAGCAAACATCAAAAAAGTACCAGTTGAAGTGAATGATTACCCTGGATTTGTTGCCAATCGTATTTTAATGCCAATGATTAATGAATCTATTGAAACATTATACAACGGTGTTGCAGGAGTGGCTGAGATTGACACTGTAATGAAATTAGGAATGGCACACCCTATGGGTCCTTTACAATTAGCTGATTTCATTGGTTTAGATGTATGTTTATCTATTTTAAATGTAATGTACGACGGATTTAAGAATCCTAAATATGCCCCATGCCCATTATTAGTTAATATGGTAATGGCTGGTAAACTAGGAGTTAAATCTGGGGAAGGATTCTACGATTACAGCGAAAGTAGAAAAGCTGAAAAAGTAGCTAAAATGTTTTCATAA
- a CDS encoding Gfo/Idh/MocA family oxidoreductase: MLKAGVLGAGHLGKIHLRLLQQSEKYELMGFYDPFTENAKKVAEEFGYTLFDSIEELIDAVDVVDIVTPTLSHFDCAKQAIEKGKHIFIEKPITNTLQEAEAIRTLASQHHVRGQVGHVERFNPAFMAVKDVINTPMFIETHRLAEFNPRGTDVPVVLDLMIHDIDIILSVVKSKVKNVHASGVSVISETPDIANARIEFENGCVANLTSSRISMKNMRKSRFFQKDAYISVDFLEKKSEVVKMKDVPEKPDEFAMILQNAEGVKKQIYFDNPEVTPNNAILDELESFANAIHTNTTPVVSLTQGTEALRVAHMVIDCFNK; this comes from the coding sequence ATGCTTAAAGCAGGAGTTTTAGGAGCAGGACATTTAGGAAAAATACACCTACGTTTATTACAGCAATCAGAAAAATATGAATTAATGGGATTTTACGATCCTTTTACTGAAAACGCAAAGAAAGTAGCCGAAGAATTTGGATATACTTTGTTTGATTCTATTGAAGAATTAATAGATGCTGTTGATGTAGTTGATATTGTTACTCCTACCCTTTCTCATTTTGACTGTGCAAAGCAAGCAATTGAAAAAGGTAAACACATTTTTATTGAAAAGCCAATAACCAATACACTTCAAGAAGCAGAAGCCATTAGAACCTTGGCTAGTCAGCACCATGTTCGTGGTCAAGTGGGGCACGTTGAGCGTTTCAATCCAGCTTTTATGGCTGTGAAAGATGTTATCAATACACCAATGTTTATTGAAACACACCGTTTAGCAGAGTTTAATCCAAGAGGAACAGATGTTCCTGTGGTACTTGATTTAATGATACACGATATTGATATTATTTTATCTGTTGTAAAATCAAAAGTAAAAAATGTTCATGCGAGTGGAGTCTCTGTTATTTCTGAAACTCCAGATATTGCCAATGCACGTATTGAGTTTGAAAATGGATGTGTTGCCAACTTAACTTCAAGTAGAATTTCTATGAAGAACATGCGTAAGAGTCGTTTCTTCCAAAAAGATGCTTATATCTCTGTAGATTTTCTTGAGAAAAAATCTGAAGTTGTAAAAATGAAAGATGTTCCTGAAAAACCAGATGAATTTGCAATGATTTTACAAAATGCTGAAGGTGTTAAAAAACAGATTTATTTCGACAATCCAGAAGTAACTCCGAACAACGCAATTTTAGACGAACTAGAATCTTTTGCAAACGCCATTCATACAAATACTACACCTGTTGTTTCGTTAACTCAAGGAACAGAAGCATTGCGTGTAGCACATATGGTAATTGATTGCTTTAACAAATAA
- a CDS encoding protein-L-isoaspartate(D-aspartate) O-methyltransferase yields MRDTTKHQGLRNQLANLLQAKGITNENVLQAIRKIPRHLFIDSSFEEHAYKDKAFPIAAEQTISQPYTVAFQSEVLDLKGGEKVLEIGTGSGYQTAVLLELKAEVYTIERQHELFKRTSMFLPKIGYKPKRFIFGDGYKGLPEQAPFDRIIVTAGAPYVPNPLLAQIKIGGMLLIPVGDKEQVMTLFIRKSPKEFEKHELGDFRFVPMLKKKN; encoded by the coding sequence GTGAGAGATACAACCAAACATCAAGGACTTAGAAATCAGTTAGCTAATTTACTACAAGCAAAAGGTATTACCAATGAAAATGTATTGCAAGCAATACGAAAAATTCCGAGACACTTATTTATAGATAGTAGTTTTGAAGAACATGCTTATAAAGATAAAGCGTTTCCTATTGCAGCTGAACAAACCATTTCGCAACCATACACGGTAGCTTTTCAGTCGGAAGTTTTAGATTTGAAAGGAGGAGAGAAGGTATTGGAAATAGGAACTGGATCTGGATATCAAACGGCTGTTTTATTAGAATTAAAAGCAGAGGTTTATACTATAGAAAGACAACATGAGTTGTTTAAAAGGACGTCTATGTTTTTACCTAAAATTGGATACAAACCAAAACGATTCATTTTCGGAGACGGATATAAAGGATTGCCAGAGCAAGCACCTTTTGATAGAATTATAGTAACTGCTGGAGCACCTTATGTACCCAATCCTTTACTAGCACAAATAAAAATAGGAGGAATGTTGTTGATCCCTGTAGGAGATAAAGAACAAGTAATGACTTTGTTTATTCGTAAATCACCTAAAGAATTTGAAAAACATGAGTTAGGAGATTTTAGGTTTGTACCTATGTTGAAGAAAAAGAATTAA